A DNA window from Gigantopelta aegis isolate Gae_Host chromosome 4, Gae_host_genome, whole genome shotgun sequence contains the following coding sequences:
- the LOC121371210 gene encoding neuronal PAS domain-containing protein 4-like produces the protein MIRMGPSPVEELVLLDMDRSNKGASKQRRDQINSEIGTMRDLLPLPESARQRLSQLQIMSLSCVYIRKCNVLHRLFRSTKLNKDLPNLCDFFQAMSGFMLVTTREGKLVFISENVTDYLGHSMVDMKTQGDSVYDIVDKRDHGTVQAQLMQGGAEVDVTRDVAFFCRMNMSRSLKRQAGFGDVKVMYVKGHFAVAPEQDSSTDTQYVFMAICCPLITPDLKENLIHNNTMVYKTIHKLDMTFLEVTHAAEHHLGRSNDELFRQSWYSMLHPLDINEAREKHMLLIRSNHEMGCMVIVRMLRNDNSVFWVNLVMHVKQALVANTDEPVIVCINQVISEQEAYQLKLQSQMFNFYPTRGAELWTQPLACPNMSQDLGTRWLQPSNGFQLPARLRNSQNNPQGIQVRGQSDNLLSFSEPVLRRGEHISSGSSCQTKEKLKRKIQGPCSPAKMPRLSLSDHGGNFGFASSSNDSMITNLDSFSSNSFPTQSAGSVNWSETQVLTQGYYGMPTTSLQKGMMIDHSLSPSSFMHHSQQEQVVPDMSALPESYLTPDPSPVSSPDPHYKTRTTDCIKTIKSGCPADSILEELTKLANTQQLCQVKTETEPYLPPFKPQKKILPEITATDIEHFFDLLVEGEPDNRDVCMVDDQSKPMVVCKSEPITIPPNSCRNKQNLPVIDTFELEEFFCSFNEDGLETTLLSQPTTCPPIQNSLDQPALIKGGSGLHGGAPRLTQDYLGQDYSPQSMTSSDYSDENDDFLEDITMDPIQLMTATTDDFFTPSTTPSSNVVAQEVDELYQLQKLLSSLTPVTGVPSITEETQ, from the exons ATGATCAGAATGGGTCCGAGTCCCGTGGAAGAgctggttctcctcgatatggatag atCTAATAAAGGTGCTTCAAAACAGCGCCGAGACCAGATAAATTCTGAGATCGGCACTATGCGAGACTTGCTACCCCTGCCCGAGTCGGCCCGACAGCGCTTGTCCCAACTACAAATCATGTCACTCAGCTGCGTCTACATCAGGAAGTGCAACGTTTTACACAGAC tgTTTCGATCGACAAAACTAAACAAGGATTTACCTAACTTGTGCGATTTCTTCCAG GCTATGTCTGGCTTCATGCTGGTCACCACCAGAGAAGGGAAGCTGGTTTTCATATCCGAAAATGTTACCGATTATCTTGGCCATTCTATG GTTGACATGAAGACACAAGGGGACAGTGTGTACGACATCGTGGACAAGCGCGACCACGGCACGGTTCAGGCGCAGCTCATGCAGGGCGGGGCGGAAGTTGACGTGACGCGGGATGTCGCCTTCTTCTGCCGAATGAACATGTCCAGGAGCCTGAAACGACAGGCGGGATTCGGGGACGTCAAG GTGATGTACGTAAAAGGTCATTTCGCGGTTGCACCTGAACAGGACTCGTCCACTGACACTCAGTATGTGTTCATGGCGATCTGCTGCCCGCTGATTACCCCTGATCTGAAGGAGAACCTAATCCACAACAACACCATGGTGTACAAGACCATCCACAAGCTCGACATGACCTTCCTCGAGGTCACCCATGC AGCTGAACATCACCTGGGTCGCAGTAATGATGAACTATTTCGGCAATCATGGTATAGCATGCTTCACCCATTGGACATTAACGAGGCTCGTGAAAAACACATGCTCT TAATTAGATCGAACCACGAAATGGGGTGCATGGTCATAGTTCGTATGCTCCGAAACGACAACTCTGTGTTCTGGGTGAATCTCGTGATGCATGTCAAACAGGCTTTGGTTGCAAACACTGACGAACCCGTGATCGTCTGCATCAATCAAGTCATCAG TGAACAAGAAGCGTATCAGCTAAAACTTCAAAGCCAGATGTTTAACTTCTACCCTACACGAGGAGCAGAACTGTGGACGCAACCATTAGCCTGCCCGAACATGTCACAGGATTTGGGAACACGATGGCTGCAGCCATCTAATGGCTTTCAGCTGCCGGCTCGACTTCGAAATTCACAAAATAATCCTCAAGGGATCCAAGTCAGAGGACAGAGCGACAACCTTCTGTCTTTTTCTGAACCAGTGCTTAGACGAGGTGAACACATTTCAAGTGGGTCGTCGTGTCAGACGAAGGAAAAGCTGAAGAGGAAAATCCAAGGCCCATGCAGCCCAGCAAAGATGCCCAGACTGTCTCTCAGTGATCATGGTGGCAATTTCGGTTTCGCTTCTTCCAGCAATGACAGCATGATCACCAACTTGGACAGTTTCAGCAGCAACTCTTTCCCAACACAATCGGCAGGGTCTGTTAACTGGTCAGAAACACAAGTCCTCACCCAGGGCTACTACGGCATGCCCACGACCTCTCTTCAGAAAGGTATGATGATCGACCACTCACTGAGTCCTTCGAGTTTCATGCACCACTCCCAGCAGGAGCAGGTTGTTCCAGACATGAGTGCTCTGCCAGAGTCTTACCTGACACCTGACCCATCACCAGTGTCTTCGCCAGATCCCCACTACAAGACACGGACAACCGACTGCATTAAAACGATCAAATCGGGATGTCCGGCCGATTCCATCCTCGAAGAACTGACCAAGCTTGCTAACACGCAACAGCTGTGTCAAGTGAAGACGGAAACTGAACCATATTTGCCACCTTTCAAACCACAAAAGAAAATCCTCCCGGAAATAACTGCCACAGATATTGAGCATTTCTTCGACTTGCTGGTTGAAGGTGAACCAGACAACAGAGATGTCTGCATGGTCGATGATCAGAGTAAACCGATGGTCGTATGCAAATCGGAACCGATCACCATTCCTCCAAACTCATGCAGAAACAAACAGAATCTGCCTGTCATCGACACTTTTGAACTGGAAGAGTTTTTCTGCAGCTTCAACGAAGATGGTCTTGAAACAACACTCCTGTCACAACCGACCACGTGTCCTCCAATTCAGAACAGCCTAGATCAGCCGGCTCTGATCAAAGGTGGTTCTGGATTGCACGGCGGAGCACCACGGTTGACGCAGGACTACCTTGGACAAGACTACTCCCCTCAGTCGATGACTTCTTCCGATTACTCAGACGAAAACGATGACTTCCTGGAAGACATCACGATGGATCCAATCCAACTGATGACGGCTACGACTGATGATTTCTTCACACCCAGCACGACTCCCAGCAGCAACGTTGTCGCCCAGGAGGTGGATGAGTTGTACCAGCTCCAGAAGCTGCTCTCGTCACTGACGCCTGTCACAG GTGTCCCGTCTATTACAGAAGAAACCCAGTAG